One genomic segment of Deltaproteobacteria bacterium RBG_16_64_85 includes these proteins:
- a CDS encoding MFS transporter — MPEGKHIGLQVLIFSLVAATFSTIYITQPVLPVLRSEFGVSASTASLTISAVILGIALANLPFGMLVDRYPIRPIILLGGSVIVACGIFCASTKDLSLLIAARFIQGLFIPSLTTCLVVHLVRSLPADRLNVVTGSYVSATVVGGLGGRLLGGWIHPPLHWRYAFVTASLLLLAATLAASRWLPKREGQRETSEEFESFAGLLRRPELLRIFFVAFGACFVFSSVFNYLPFYLSAAPFRASTQVITWTYLSYLVGAFTGPVAGKLSNRIGNGATMALGSATLAIAIAATFIPSLPVIAAALAGVCAGFFAVHSAAAGALNLRLSSGRGRANSLYVLFYYLGGSIGITASGHTYHLAGWPGVAVLGILMLALPFAIGLAEMRERKRTVKMV; from the coding sequence ATGCCCGAAGGGAAGCACATCGGCCTGCAGGTCCTGATTTTTTCGCTGGTGGCCGCCACTTTCTCCACGATCTACATTACGCAGCCCGTCCTCCCGGTGCTTCGGTCCGAGTTCGGGGTGAGCGCTTCCACGGCTTCTCTCACCATCTCCGCGGTCATCCTGGGAATCGCGCTGGCCAACCTTCCGTTCGGGATGCTGGTGGACCGCTATCCGATCCGTCCCATCATCCTCCTGGGCGGCTCGGTCATCGTGGCGTGCGGGATTTTCTGCGCCTCCACCAAGGACTTGTCGCTCCTGATCGCGGCGAGGTTCATTCAAGGGCTCTTCATCCCCTCCCTCACCACGTGCCTGGTCGTGCACCTGGTGCGGAGCCTTCCCGCGGACCGGCTGAACGTGGTGACGGGTTCGTACGTCTCGGCGACGGTGGTGGGGGGACTCGGCGGGCGGCTGCTGGGGGGATGGATCCATCCGCCCCTTCACTGGCGCTACGCCTTTGTCACTGCGTCGCTTCTCCTGCTGGCGGCAACCCTGGCCGCGTCCCGCTGGCTGCCGAAACGTGAAGGGCAGAGGGAGACGTCCGAAGAATTCGAGAGTTTTGCGGGGCTGCTCCGCCGTCCCGAACTGCTGCGCATTTTCTTCGTCGCCTTCGGTGCCTGTTTCGTCTTCTCTTCGGTATTCAATTACCTTCCCTTTTACCTTTCCGCCGCGCCCTTCCGCGCTTCCACGCAGGTCATCACCTGGACCTACCTTTCCTACCTGGTCGGTGCGTTCACCGGTCCCGTCGCGGGGAAATTAAGCAACCGGATCGGCAACGGCGCTACGATGGCCCTCGGCTCCGCGACACTGGCGATCGCCATCGCCGCGACCTTCATCCCCTCGCTCCCGGTGATCGCCGCTGCCCTCGCGGGGGTGTGCGCCGGATTCTTCGCGGTCCACTCCGCCGCGGCCGGCGCCTTGAACTTGAGGCTCTCCTCCGGCAGGGGGCGGGCCAATTCCCTCTACGTGCTGTTCTATTACCTGGGCGGCTCGATCGGCATCACCGCGAGCGGCCATACCTATCACTTGGCAGGCTGGCCGGGAGTGGCGGTGTTGGGAATCCTCATGCTCGCCCTGCCCTTTGCCATAGGCCTGGCCGAGATGCGGGAGAGGAAACGAACCGTAAAAATGGTGTAG